The Cyprinus carpio isolate SPL01 chromosome A19, ASM1834038v1, whole genome shotgun sequence genome has a segment encoding these proteins:
- the LOC109052786 gene encoding LIX1-like protein, with amino-acid sequence MESLRHQRLQPGIGYGASASATGTLRSLRPGVTGTLSSAQASRVSVSASPGPPPPPPPLQLHSLGSGIMGSGFGSVDMSAGLGLSNPTNPAVLREAVDAVVRSFAKHTQGYGRVNVVEALQEFWQMKQSRGADLRNGALVVYEMVPSNNPPYVCYVSLPGGSCFGSFQFCPTKAEARRSAAKIALMNSVFNEHPSRRITDEFIEKSVCEALASFNGNREEADNPSTGIGAFRFMLESNKGKSMLEFQELMTVFQLLHWNGSLKAMRERQCSRQEVLAHYSHRALDDDMRTQMAADWVSREHTLSGTINREVAATERELEEARLAGRELRFYKERKDILLMAVGQLGGSNTTTLPCTC; translated from the exons ATGGAGTCTCTTCGCCATCAGCGCTTACAGCCCGGTATTGGATACGGAGCGAGCGCGAGCGCGACCGGGACTCTCCGGTCCCTGCGGCCCGGTGTAACCGGAACTCTATCCTCGGCACAGGCTTCCCGCGTCTCGGTGTCTGCGTCCCCGGGGCCGCCGCCACCACCGCCGCCGCTCCAGCTCCACAGCCTCGGGTCCGGTATCATGGGCAGCGGGTTCGGCTCGGTGGACATGTCGGCGGGTCTGGGTCTGTCCAATCCCACCAACCCGGCGGTTCTGAGAGAGGCAGTGGACGCGGTGGTCCGGAGCTTTGCCAAACACACGCAAGGATACGGCAGGG TGAATGTCGTGGAGGCCTTGCAGGAGTTCTGGCAGATGAAGCAGTCACGAGGTGCTGACCTGAGGAACGGGGCTCTTGTAGTCTATGAGATGGTCCCATCCAATAACCCCCCTTACGTCTGCTACGTCAGTCTCCCCGGGGGAAGTTGCTTCGGGAGTTTTCAG TTCTGCCCGACCAAAGCTGAAGCAAGACGGAGTGCGGCCAAAATTGCTCTAATGAATTCTGTTTTCAATGAGCATCCATCTCGACGCATCACAGATGAGTTCatagagaagagtgtgtgtgaggcTCTAGCCTCTTTTAAT GGAAACAGAGAAGAAGCTGATAATCCTAGTACAGGCATCGGTGCTTTTCGGTTCATGTTAGAGTCTAACAAGGGGAAATCTATGCTAGAGTTCCAG GAACTGATGACGGTTTTCCAGCTTCTCCATTGGAATGGTAGTCTCAAAGCCATGAGAGAAAGGCAGTGCTCTCGTCAG GAAGTGCTTGCTCATTACTCCCACCGAGCGCTAGACGATGATATGCGTACACAAATGGCCGCCGACTGGGTCAGTCGAGAACACACTTTATCCGGTACCATCAATCGAGAGGTGGCCGCCACCGAGCGCGAGCTGGAAGAGGCCCGTCTGGCAGGACGGGAGCTGCGCTTTTATAAGGAAAGGAAAGACATTCTGCTAATGGCAGTGGGGCAGCTAGGTGGGTCAAACACTACAACTCTGCCCTGCACATGCTGA
- the LOC109052829 gene encoding pre-B-cell leukemia transcription factor-interacting protein 1-like isoform X2, with amino-acid sequence MSDNSTGSTGSSSNSWTLLSPEEAAVDPTAPVDDGTESIGDAPSLSEEIAGSSLDVRSHDPETPMVETILSEEGQQICQETSPDYFEEMAASGHTDTELDPEIHAPVIHDTITSSPPDSDLLGAVPFSIATESAFQFSEESVLDEPTEEDVTDIFPGQYIPVQESPAPEPESEIPSTPKPFREISSSPDIPVVTADISPIPEISDSSAAHVLDIHADVHPAPETPPLAPPSETDTGFGSTVESPAPDSPYPETIGSIETEEEPSFEKEDIELPEKFPDVIREPESLGAELPVGPSAEDDGLRLRHVQPTILLKRSSDEEEEEEEEFNLPARKEEKRGFSLNQLIVGALVLLCVGSFFFSGSVVDLTDDDFDGTELSDQELLDKLAQENKQINILEAQIESQKEELDQALKMAADKHNTEKGALENENTKLKEQMSELPGLKEELQTLRARVAELTKITAEEDLPQQLKDSGPPSTAESSLEGTEKHWDKKEELKRQKTLLEESRKRLEGMNKQGLRESLMEMQKRLSKQVDQLGKREEWKRKHQEHKGEKKEWGRKKEHDRKKDEAERGKEWKHGKDKRRDHLKKYKEEWDHKKDERRQERERRQKERPWEAKTSKHHHHPHHHEQTDFWKHQEEKLRRNRHPAEDCHGVSNCADAEGLVPVKLIEFQDLLEIYLSKLDGVPQESKESLSRLTAQFFSGGVFTHDRMLFSEFAEDVADILEDLADGLEGKQHDSDSLEEEMEEFEKEALLQFAAPLV; translated from the exons ATGTCTGATAACAGCACTGGCAGCACCGGGTCATCCAGTAACAGCTGGACTCTGCTCTCTCCGGAG GAGGCTGCTGTGGACCCTACAGCCCCAGTGGATGATGGGACAGAGAGTATTGGAGATGCACCCAGTCTTTCAGAGGAAATAGCAG GAAGCTCTTTGGATGTGAGGTCACATGACCCCGAAACTCCAATGGTGGAGACCATTTTGTCAGAAGAGGGTCAACAG ATTTGCCAGGAAACATCCCCGGATTATTTTGAGGAAATGGCAGCGTCTGGTCATACCGATACTGAGCTTGATCCTGAGATCCATGCTCCTGTCATCCATGACACAATCACCAGTTCTCCCCCAGACAGTGACCTTCTGGGTGCTGTTCCCTTCAGCATCGCTACAGAATCAGCCTTCCAGTTTTCAGAGGAGTCAGTCCTTGATGAACCCACTGAAGAGGACGTTACTGATATCTTCCCCGGCCAGTACATTCCAGTCCAAGAAAGCCCCGCCCCTGAACCAGAGTCCGAAATCCCATCCACTCCCAAACCATTCAGAGAAATAAGCTCTTCTCCAGATATCCCTGTTGTTACCGCAGACATAAGCCCAATCCCTGAAATCAGTGATTCTTCTGCAGCCCATGTGCTAGATATTCATGCTGATGTACATCCTGCACCTGAAACCCCGCCTTTGGCCCCGCCCTCTGAGACTGATACAGGATTTGGTTCCACAGTAGAAAGCCCCGCACCTGACAGCCCTTATCCGGAAACCATTGGTTCAATTGAGACTGAGGAGGAGCCAAGTTTTGAGAAAGAAGACATAGAGCTGCCAGAGAAATTCCCAGATGTGATCAGAGAACCAG AATCTCTTGGTGCTGAACTTCCAGTAGGTCCCTCAGCAGAAGATGATGGTCTGAGGCTCAGACATGTGCAACCTACCATACTGCTGAAGCGAAGCtcagatgaggaggaagaggaggaggaggagttcaACCTGCCAGCAAGGAAAGAGGAGAAACGAGGTTTCTCTTTGAATCAGCTGATAGTAGGAGCATTGGTCCTGCTCTGTGTTGGATCCTTCTTTTTCTCCG GTTCTGTGGTTGACCTGACTGACG ATGATTTTGATGGTACAGAATTAAGTGACCAG GAACTTCTTGATAAACTTGCTCAAgagaataaacaaattaatatattagagGCTCAGATCGAG TCACAGAAAGAGGAGTTGGACCAGGCTCTGAAAATGGCGGCAGATAAGCATAACACTGAGAAAGGAGCGCTGGAAAACGAGAACACTAAATTgaaagaacaaatgtctgaacTGCCTGGTTTAAAAGAAGAACTACAGACACTGAGAGCAAGAGTTGCTGAGCTCACAAAGATTACCG ctgaagaAGATCTTCCACAACAGCTCAAAGACTCTGGCCCACCTTCCACTGCTGAGTCTAGTCTAGAAGGAACTGAGAAACACTGGGATAAGAAAGAAGAACTCAAGCGGCAGAAAACTCTTTTGGAGGAGAGCCGGAAGAGACTGGAGGGAATGAACAAGCAGGGTTTGAGGGAGAGCTTGATGGAAATGCAGAAGAGACTGTCGAAACAGGTGGATCAGCTGGGCAAGCGGGAAGAGTGGAAGAGGAAACACCAAGAGCACAAAGGAGAAAAGAAGGAATGGGGCAGAAAGAAAGAACACGACAGGAAGAAAGACGAggcagagagaggaaaagagtGGAAGCATGGTAAGGACAAAAGGAGAGACCATCTCAAGAAGTACAAAGAAGAGTGGGACCACAAGAAGGATGAGAGAAGGCAAGAGAGGGAAAGGAGACAGAAGGAAAGACCTTGGGAAGCCAAAACTTCcaagcatcatcatcatccccaCCACCATGAGCAGACAGACTTCTGGAAACACCAAGAAGAGAAGCTCAGGAGGAACCGACATCCTGCCGAAGACTGCCATGGCGTATCAAACTGCGCTGATGCAGAGGGGCTTGTTCCTGTGAAGCTTATAGAGTTTCAGGACCTTCTTGAGATCTACCTAAGCAAACTAGATGGTGTTCCACAGGAAAGCAAGGAGTCTCTCAGCCGGCTCACTGCCCAGTTCTTCAGCGGCGGAGTTTTCACCCACGACAGAATGCTCTTCAGCGAGTTCGCCGAGGACGTTGCAGATATCCTGGAAGATCTGGCAGATGGTTTAGAAGGCAAACAGCATGACAGTGATTCCCTCGAGGAAGAGATGGAGGAGTTCGAGAAAGAGGCTCTGCTACAGTTCGCCGCCCCTTTGGTGTAA
- the LOC109052829 gene encoding pre-B-cell leukemia transcription factor-interacting protein 1-like isoform X1, translating to MSDNSTGSTGSSSNSWTLLSPEEAAVDPTAPVDDGTESIGDAPSLSEEIAGSSLDVRSHDPETPMVETILSEEGQQVSASLPICQETSPDYFEEMAASGHTDTELDPEIHAPVIHDTITSSPPDSDLLGAVPFSIATESAFQFSEESVLDEPTEEDVTDIFPGQYIPVQESPAPEPESEIPSTPKPFREISSSPDIPVVTADISPIPEISDSSAAHVLDIHADVHPAPETPPLAPPSETDTGFGSTVESPAPDSPYPETIGSIETEEEPSFEKEDIELPEKFPDVIREPESLGAELPVGPSAEDDGLRLRHVQPTILLKRSSDEEEEEEEEFNLPARKEEKRGFSLNQLIVGALVLLCVGSFFFSGSVVDLTDDDFDGTELSDQELLDKLAQENKQINILEAQIESQKEELDQALKMAADKHNTEKGALENENTKLKEQMSELPGLKEELQTLRARVAELTKITAEEDLPQQLKDSGPPSTAESSLEGTEKHWDKKEELKRQKTLLEESRKRLEGMNKQGLRESLMEMQKRLSKQVDQLGKREEWKRKHQEHKGEKKEWGRKKEHDRKKDEAERGKEWKHGKDKRRDHLKKYKEEWDHKKDERRQERERRQKERPWEAKTSKHHHHPHHHEQTDFWKHQEEKLRRNRHPAEDCHGVSNCADAEGLVPVKLIEFQDLLEIYLSKLDGVPQESKESLSRLTAQFFSGGVFTHDRMLFSEFAEDVADILEDLADGLEGKQHDSDSLEEEMEEFEKEALLQFAAPLV from the exons ATGTCTGATAACAGCACTGGCAGCACCGGGTCATCCAGTAACAGCTGGACTCTGCTCTCTCCGGAG GAGGCTGCTGTGGACCCTACAGCCCCAGTGGATGATGGGACAGAGAGTATTGGAGATGCACCCAGTCTTTCAGAGGAAATAGCAG GAAGCTCTTTGGATGTGAGGTCACATGACCCCGAAACTCCAATGGTGGAGACCATTTTGTCAGAAGAGGGTCAACAGGTCAGTGCATCACTGCCG ATTTGCCAGGAAACATCCCCGGATTATTTTGAGGAAATGGCAGCGTCTGGTCATACCGATACTGAGCTTGATCCTGAGATCCATGCTCCTGTCATCCATGACACAATCACCAGTTCTCCCCCAGACAGTGACCTTCTGGGTGCTGTTCCCTTCAGCATCGCTACAGAATCAGCCTTCCAGTTTTCAGAGGAGTCAGTCCTTGATGAACCCACTGAAGAGGACGTTACTGATATCTTCCCCGGCCAGTACATTCCAGTCCAAGAAAGCCCCGCCCCTGAACCAGAGTCCGAAATCCCATCCACTCCCAAACCATTCAGAGAAATAAGCTCTTCTCCAGATATCCCTGTTGTTACCGCAGACATAAGCCCAATCCCTGAAATCAGTGATTCTTCTGCAGCCCATGTGCTAGATATTCATGCTGATGTACATCCTGCACCTGAAACCCCGCCTTTGGCCCCGCCCTCTGAGACTGATACAGGATTTGGTTCCACAGTAGAAAGCCCCGCACCTGACAGCCCTTATCCGGAAACCATTGGTTCAATTGAGACTGAGGAGGAGCCAAGTTTTGAGAAAGAAGACATAGAGCTGCCAGAGAAATTCCCAGATGTGATCAGAGAACCAG AATCTCTTGGTGCTGAACTTCCAGTAGGTCCCTCAGCAGAAGATGATGGTCTGAGGCTCAGACATGTGCAACCTACCATACTGCTGAAGCGAAGCtcagatgaggaggaagaggaggaggaggagttcaACCTGCCAGCAAGGAAAGAGGAGAAACGAGGTTTCTCTTTGAATCAGCTGATAGTAGGAGCATTGGTCCTGCTCTGTGTTGGATCCTTCTTTTTCTCCG GTTCTGTGGTTGACCTGACTGACG ATGATTTTGATGGTACAGAATTAAGTGACCAG GAACTTCTTGATAAACTTGCTCAAgagaataaacaaattaatatattagagGCTCAGATCGAG TCACAGAAAGAGGAGTTGGACCAGGCTCTGAAAATGGCGGCAGATAAGCATAACACTGAGAAAGGAGCGCTGGAAAACGAGAACACTAAATTgaaagaacaaatgtctgaacTGCCTGGTTTAAAAGAAGAACTACAGACACTGAGAGCAAGAGTTGCTGAGCTCACAAAGATTACCG ctgaagaAGATCTTCCACAACAGCTCAAAGACTCTGGCCCACCTTCCACTGCTGAGTCTAGTCTAGAAGGAACTGAGAAACACTGGGATAAGAAAGAAGAACTCAAGCGGCAGAAAACTCTTTTGGAGGAGAGCCGGAAGAGACTGGAGGGAATGAACAAGCAGGGTTTGAGGGAGAGCTTGATGGAAATGCAGAAGAGACTGTCGAAACAGGTGGATCAGCTGGGCAAGCGGGAAGAGTGGAAGAGGAAACACCAAGAGCACAAAGGAGAAAAGAAGGAATGGGGCAGAAAGAAAGAACACGACAGGAAGAAAGACGAggcagagagaggaaaagagtGGAAGCATGGTAAGGACAAAAGGAGAGACCATCTCAAGAAGTACAAAGAAGAGTGGGACCACAAGAAGGATGAGAGAAGGCAAGAGAGGGAAAGGAGACAGAAGGAAAGACCTTGGGAAGCCAAAACTTCcaagcatcatcatcatccccaCCACCATGAGCAGACAGACTTCTGGAAACACCAAGAAGAGAAGCTCAGGAGGAACCGACATCCTGCCGAAGACTGCCATGGCGTATCAAACTGCGCTGATGCAGAGGGGCTTGTTCCTGTGAAGCTTATAGAGTTTCAGGACCTTCTTGAGATCTACCTAAGCAAACTAGATGGTGTTCCACAGGAAAGCAAGGAGTCTCTCAGCCGGCTCACTGCCCAGTTCTTCAGCGGCGGAGTTTTCACCCACGACAGAATGCTCTTCAGCGAGTTCGCCGAGGACGTTGCAGATATCCTGGAAGATCTGGCAGATGGTTTAGAAGGCAAACAGCATGACAGTGATTCCCTCGAGGAAGAGATGGAGGAGTTCGAGAAAGAGGCTCTGCTACAGTTCGCCGCCCCTTTGGTGTAA
- the LOC109052829 gene encoding cell cycle progression protein 1-like isoform X3, translated as MSDNSTGSTGSSSNSWTLLSPEEAAVDPTAPVDDGTESIGDAPSLSEEIAGSSLDVRSHDPETPMVETILSEEGQQVSASLPICQETSPDYFEEMAASGHTDTELDPEIHAPVIHDTITSSPPDSDLLGAVPFSIATESAFQFSEESVLDEPTEEDVTDIFPGQYIPVQESPAPEPESEIPSTPKPFREISSSPDIPVVTADISPIPEISDSSAAHVLDIHADVHPAPETPPLAPPSETDTGFGSTVESPAPDSPYPETIGSIETEEEPSFEKEDIELPEKFPDVIREPESLGAELPVGPSAEDDGLRLRHVQPTILLKRSSDEEEEEEEEFNLPARKEEKRGFSLNQLIVGALVLLCVGSFFFSDDFDGTELSDQELLDKLAQENKQINILEAQIESQKEELDQALKMAADKHNTEKGALENENTKLKEQMSELPGLKEELQTLRARVAELTKITAEEDLPQQLKDSGPPSTAESSLEGTEKHWDKKEELKRQKTLLEESRKRLEGMNKQGLRESLMEMQKRLSKQVDQLGKREEWKRKHQEHKGEKKEWGRKKEHDRKKDEAERGKEWKHGKDKRRDHLKKYKEEWDHKKDERRQERERRQKERPWEAKTSKHHHHPHHHEQTDFWKHQEEKLRRNRHPAEDCHGVSNCADAEGLVPVKLIEFQDLLEIYLSKLDGVPQESKESLSRLTAQFFSGGVFTHDRMLFSEFAEDVADILEDLADGLEGKQHDSDSLEEEMEEFEKEALLQFAAPLV; from the exons ATGTCTGATAACAGCACTGGCAGCACCGGGTCATCCAGTAACAGCTGGACTCTGCTCTCTCCGGAG GAGGCTGCTGTGGACCCTACAGCCCCAGTGGATGATGGGACAGAGAGTATTGGAGATGCACCCAGTCTTTCAGAGGAAATAGCAG GAAGCTCTTTGGATGTGAGGTCACATGACCCCGAAACTCCAATGGTGGAGACCATTTTGTCAGAAGAGGGTCAACAGGTCAGTGCATCACTGCCG ATTTGCCAGGAAACATCCCCGGATTATTTTGAGGAAATGGCAGCGTCTGGTCATACCGATACTGAGCTTGATCCTGAGATCCATGCTCCTGTCATCCATGACACAATCACCAGTTCTCCCCCAGACAGTGACCTTCTGGGTGCTGTTCCCTTCAGCATCGCTACAGAATCAGCCTTCCAGTTTTCAGAGGAGTCAGTCCTTGATGAACCCACTGAAGAGGACGTTACTGATATCTTCCCCGGCCAGTACATTCCAGTCCAAGAAAGCCCCGCCCCTGAACCAGAGTCCGAAATCCCATCCACTCCCAAACCATTCAGAGAAATAAGCTCTTCTCCAGATATCCCTGTTGTTACCGCAGACATAAGCCCAATCCCTGAAATCAGTGATTCTTCTGCAGCCCATGTGCTAGATATTCATGCTGATGTACATCCTGCACCTGAAACCCCGCCTTTGGCCCCGCCCTCTGAGACTGATACAGGATTTGGTTCCACAGTAGAAAGCCCCGCACCTGACAGCCCTTATCCGGAAACCATTGGTTCAATTGAGACTGAGGAGGAGCCAAGTTTTGAGAAAGAAGACATAGAGCTGCCAGAGAAATTCCCAGATGTGATCAGAGAACCAG AATCTCTTGGTGCTGAACTTCCAGTAGGTCCCTCAGCAGAAGATGATGGTCTGAGGCTCAGACATGTGCAACCTACCATACTGCTGAAGCGAAGCtcagatgaggaggaagaggaggaggaggagttcaACCTGCCAGCAAGGAAAGAGGAGAAACGAGGTTTCTCTTTGAATCAGCTGATAGTAGGAGCATTGGTCCTGCTCTGTGTTGGATCCTTCTTTTTCTCCG ATGATTTTGATGGTACAGAATTAAGTGACCAG GAACTTCTTGATAAACTTGCTCAAgagaataaacaaattaatatattagagGCTCAGATCGAG TCACAGAAAGAGGAGTTGGACCAGGCTCTGAAAATGGCGGCAGATAAGCATAACACTGAGAAAGGAGCGCTGGAAAACGAGAACACTAAATTgaaagaacaaatgtctgaacTGCCTGGTTTAAAAGAAGAACTACAGACACTGAGAGCAAGAGTTGCTGAGCTCACAAAGATTACCG ctgaagaAGATCTTCCACAACAGCTCAAAGACTCTGGCCCACCTTCCACTGCTGAGTCTAGTCTAGAAGGAACTGAGAAACACTGGGATAAGAAAGAAGAACTCAAGCGGCAGAAAACTCTTTTGGAGGAGAGCCGGAAGAGACTGGAGGGAATGAACAAGCAGGGTTTGAGGGAGAGCTTGATGGAAATGCAGAAGAGACTGTCGAAACAGGTGGATCAGCTGGGCAAGCGGGAAGAGTGGAAGAGGAAACACCAAGAGCACAAAGGAGAAAAGAAGGAATGGGGCAGAAAGAAAGAACACGACAGGAAGAAAGACGAggcagagagaggaaaagagtGGAAGCATGGTAAGGACAAAAGGAGAGACCATCTCAAGAAGTACAAAGAAGAGTGGGACCACAAGAAGGATGAGAGAAGGCAAGAGAGGGAAAGGAGACAGAAGGAAAGACCTTGGGAAGCCAAAACTTCcaagcatcatcatcatccccaCCACCATGAGCAGACAGACTTCTGGAAACACCAAGAAGAGAAGCTCAGGAGGAACCGACATCCTGCCGAAGACTGCCATGGCGTATCAAACTGCGCTGATGCAGAGGGGCTTGTTCCTGTGAAGCTTATAGAGTTTCAGGACCTTCTTGAGATCTACCTAAGCAAACTAGATGGTGTTCCACAGGAAAGCAAGGAGTCTCTCAGCCGGCTCACTGCCCAGTTCTTCAGCGGCGGAGTTTTCACCCACGACAGAATGCTCTTCAGCGAGTTCGCCGAGGACGTTGCAGATATCCTGGAAGATCTGGCAGATGGTTTAGAAGGCAAACAGCATGACAGTGATTCCCTCGAGGAAGAGATGGAGGAGTTCGAGAAAGAGGCTCTGCTACAGTTCGCCGCCCCTTTGGTGTAA
- the LOC109052785 gene encoding protein S100-A11-like, producing the protein MESAINVLVSQFKIYAGKDGSVNTLSKEEFQNLVTSQLPTFVKNASDPATIDQLMKSLDANNDGELTFLEFWKLIGSVANQHGGF; encoded by the exons ATGGAATCTGCCATTAACGTGCTCGTTTCCCAGTTCAAGATTTACGCAGGGAAGGATGGCTCAGTAAACACTCTGAGCAAAGAAGAGTTTCAGAACCTGGTAACATCCCAGTTACCAACCTTTGTGAAG AATGCCTCTGACCCAGCCACCATTGATCAGCTCATGAAGTCATTGGATGCGAATAACGATGGAGAACTGACGTTCCTGGAGTTCTGGAAGCTGATTGGCAGTGTGGCGAACCAGCATGGCGGCTTTTAG